The proteins below are encoded in one region of Brevundimonas fontaquae:
- the kdpC gene encoding K(+)-transporting ATPase subunit C, with amino-acid sequence MVNQLRPALVMTALFTLLLGLAYPLAVTGIAQVASPDQANGSLVRDAGGRVVGSSLIGQPFVGATYLHPRPSAAGDGYDAAASSGSNMGPLNPDLIARVAESAQTIRAEDGPGVIPADAVTTSGSGLDPDVSPAYARLQAARIARARGVPVQQVQSIIEAHIEGAFLGFIGQPHVNVLLTNRALDARFGAEG; translated from the coding sequence ATGGTCAACCAACTTCGCCCGGCCCTCGTCATGACGGCTCTGTTCACCCTGCTGCTGGGGCTGGCCTATCCGCTGGCCGTCACCGGCATCGCCCAGGTCGCCTCCCCGGACCAGGCCAACGGCAGTCTGGTGCGCGACGCCGGCGGGCGGGTCGTCGGCTCGTCCCTGATCGGCCAGCCTTTCGTCGGCGCGACCTATCTGCATCCGCGCCCGTCGGCGGCGGGCGACGGCTATGACGCCGCCGCCTCGTCCGGCTCCAACATGGGGCCGCTGAACCCGGACCTGATCGCTCGCGTCGCCGAAAGCGCTCAGACGATCCGCGCCGAGGACGGCCCCGGCGTCATCCCCGCCGATGCGGTGACGACCTCGGGTTCGGGCCTCGACCCGGACGTGTCCCCGGCCTACGCTCGGCTTCAGGCCGCGCGGATCGCCCGCGCCAGAGGTGTTCCCGTGCAACAGGTCCAGAGCATCATCGAGGCGCACATCGAGGGGGCCTTCCTGGGCTTCATCGGCCAGCCGCACGTCAATGTCCTGCTGACCAACCGCGCGCTGGACGCCCGCTTCGGCGCGGAGGGCTGA
- the kdpB gene encoding potassium-transporting ATPase subunit KdpB, translated as MTQVTLDPREGGRASPLAGGLSGKMIGRAVGDAFVKLNPVKLINNPVIFTTWIVALLSTLSAAAAIASGQSAGFAVQLALWLWATVLFANVAESIAEGRGKAAADSLRATRVTTKAKLIVDAKTGSVVPTNASELEVGSIILVEAGDVIASDGEIVEGVASVNEAAITGESAPVIRESGGDRSAVTGGTTVVSDWIKVRITAKPGSTFLDRMIAMVEGADRRKTPNELALAVLLAGLTLIFLIAVVTLVGLGAYSGVDLDPMVLGALFITLIPTTIGGLLSAVGIAGMDRLLKVNVLATSGRAVEAAGDVDTLLLDKTGTITCGNRMATEVMPVPGVRPEAALAAAVMASLADETPEGRSIVELGRNAGVSVDQPAGAVAIPFTAVTRQSGLDVGKDSWRKGAVDAVLKDLNLTDGSAPAEFRQAVDRIARSGGTPLAVTQNGALVGVIHLKDVVKPGVKARFADLRRMGLRTVMITGDNPVTAAAIASEAGVDDYLAEATPEDKMRLIKAEQAKGRLVAMCGDGANDAPALAQADVGVAMQTGAQAAREAGNMVDLDSDPTKVIEIVEVGKQLLITRGALTTFSVANDVAKYFAIIPAMFVVALPSLGALNVMRLHSPESAILSAVIFNALVIVALIPLALKGVKYRAIGAGALLGRNLLIYGLGGLIAPFVGIKLIDLLISGLGLA; from the coding sequence ATGACACAAGTAACTCTGGATCCCCGCGAGGGCGGCCGGGCGTCGCCTCTCGCGGGCGGCCTCTCGGGAAAGATGATCGGACGCGCGGTTGGCGACGCCTTCGTCAAGCTGAACCCCGTCAAGCTGATCAACAATCCGGTCATCTTCACCACCTGGATCGTGGCGCTTTTGTCCACGCTTTCGGCGGCCGCGGCCATCGCGAGCGGTCAGTCGGCGGGCTTTGCGGTGCAACTGGCGCTGTGGCTTTGGGCCACGGTCCTGTTCGCCAATGTCGCCGAAAGCATCGCTGAAGGGCGGGGCAAGGCGGCGGCGGACAGCCTGCGCGCGACCCGCGTCACGACCAAGGCCAAGCTGATCGTCGACGCGAAGACCGGCAGCGTGGTCCCGACCAACGCTTCGGAGCTTGAAGTCGGGTCGATCATCCTGGTCGAGGCCGGCGACGTGATCGCCTCGGACGGCGAGATCGTCGAGGGCGTCGCCTCGGTCAACGAGGCCGCCATCACCGGCGAGAGCGCCCCGGTGATCCGCGAAAGCGGCGGCGACCGGTCCGCCGTGACCGGCGGCACCACCGTCGTATCGGACTGGATCAAGGTGCGCATCACCGCCAAGCCCGGCTCGACCTTCCTCGACCGCATGATCGCCATGGTCGAGGGCGCGGACCGCAGGAAGACGCCCAACGAGCTGGCCTTGGCGGTGCTGCTGGCCGGCCTGACCCTGATCTTCCTGATCGCGGTCGTGACCCTGGTGGGTCTGGGCGCCTATTCCGGCGTCGATCTGGATCCGATGGTGCTGGGCGCCCTGTTCATCACCCTGATCCCGACCACGATCGGGGGTCTGCTGTCCGCCGTCGGCATCGCCGGCATGGACCGGTTGCTGAAGGTGAACGTACTGGCCACCTCGGGCCGTGCGGTGGAGGCGGCAGGCGACGTCGACACCCTGCTGCTCGACAAGACCGGCACCATCACCTGCGGCAACCGCATGGCGACCGAGGTCATGCCGGTTCCGGGCGTGCGCCCCGAGGCCGCTTTAGCCGCCGCCGTCATGGCGTCGCTCGCCGACGAGACGCCCGAGGGCCGCTCCATCGTCGAGCTGGGCCGCAACGCCGGTGTCTCGGTCGATCAGCCGGCCGGCGCCGTCGCCATTCCCTTCACCGCCGTCACCCGCCAGTCGGGCCTGGACGTCGGCAAGGACAGCTGGCGCAAGGGCGCGGTCGATGCGGTGCTGAAGGATCTGAACCTGACGGACGGTTCGGCCCCGGCCGAGTTCCGCCAGGCCGTGGACCGGATCGCCCGTTCGGGCGGCACGCCCCTGGCCGTGACCCAGAATGGCGCCCTGGTCGGCGTCATCCACCTGAAGGACGTGGTCAAGCCGGGCGTGAAGGCGCGGTTCGCCGACCTGCGCCGCATGGGCCTGCGCACCGTGATGATCACCGGCGACAATCCTGTGACGGCCGCAGCCATCGCTTCGGAAGCCGGGGTGGACGACTACCTCGCCGAGGCCACGCCCGAGGACAAGATGCGCCTGATCAAGGCCGAACAGGCCAAGGGCCGTCTGGTCGCCATGTGCGGCGACGGGGCCAACGACGCTCCGGCCCTGGCCCAGGCCGATGTCGGCGTCGCCATGCAGACCGGCGCCCAGGCCGCGCGCGAGGCCGGCAACATGGTCGATCTGGACAGCGACCCGACCAAGGTCATCGAGATCGTCGAGGTCGGCAAGCAACTGCTGATTACGCGCGGCGCCCTGACGACCTTCTCGGTCGCCAACGACGTGGCCAAATACTTCGCCATCATCCCGGCGATGTTCGTGGTGGCCCTGCCGTCGCTCGGCGCGCTGAACGTCATGCGTCTGCACAGCCCTGAGAGCGCCATCCTGTCGGCGGTGATCTTCAACGCCCTGGTCATCGTCGCCCTGATCCCGCTGGCGCTGAAGGGCGTTAAATACCGGGCCATCGGCGCCGGCGCGCTTCTGGGTCGCAACCTGCTGATCTACGGCCTGGGCGGCCTGATCGCCCCGTTCGTCGGCATCAAGCTGATCGACCTGCTCATCTCCGGCCTGGGTCTGGCGTGA
- a CDS encoding sensor histidine kinase, which yields MPETAPATPATSAAPCRKRGRLKVFLGMSPGVGKTYEMLRAARRRKAEGLDVVVGVVETHGRKETMSLLRGLDVMPRAPIEHRDRALMEFDLDGALARRPELLLVDEYAHSNAPGSRHPKRWQDVEELRDAGIDVWTTLNIQHLESLSDVILRITGVRQREAVPDSALTGADDIEVIDITPEDLRVRLAEGKVYVPETARVASENFFKIENLTALRELALRRAAQTVDDQLLTHLRERGVSGPWAANERILVLVGGDAMTASLVRTGRRMSDMMMDAPWSVAHVERPSGSRADARSAGRLSEAFKLAEQLGGRPVTISGDDVVRAVLDHAHRNNVTQIVIGKTRGGRFAEWTGRALATELLRKAQGVAVHVVTEGDLAAPEPATRPGVRAALDWRGYPAGAAFVLAATGAALLLDTRFERVDLGVIYLAAVVAAGVLNGLRPALAAATLAFLTYNFLFLQPRYSFLIGSPTDFLTLLLFWGVALGTGALAGRVREQARAAQRRAAAVSALLAASQTLSAGQDRATTARSLAEQASAAAGAGAVVLLPDGEDIVLTAASPEGVTLAPDAMAAARWAWTHGEVTGHGTGTLPQTHWRFQPLQGVRGRAGVAGIDASVVAAGSDEERLAMALLDQGAVALERADLAGQALETETLRRADRFRAALMNSVSHDLRTPLSTVLGSATTLIDYGATLKPEVRDDLLLSIREEAERLSRYVGDLLDMTRLEGGGLNVRTDWVDVRDILNAAAERVARRLGTRHVTRDFPSQLSLVLLDQGLLEQAVVNILENAIAYSPDGSTIELAAYEDRGSVVISIEDEGRGIPTAELERVFDKFRRMEESTDRSKGAGLGLAISKGFVEAMGGRIAAASPIADGKGTRILISLSKAIATHRDLL from the coding sequence TTGCCCGAAACGGCGCCAGCAACGCCCGCGACTTCAGCCGCTCCGTGCCGCAAGCGCGGGCGGCTGAAGGTGTTTCTGGGCATGTCGCCCGGCGTGGGCAAGACCTATGAGATGCTGCGCGCCGCACGCCGTCGAAAGGCCGAGGGGCTGGACGTCGTCGTCGGCGTGGTCGAGACCCACGGCCGCAAGGAAACGATGAGCCTGCTGCGCGGGCTCGACGTCATGCCGCGCGCGCCGATCGAACACCGCGACCGCGCCCTGATGGAGTTCGACCTGGACGGCGCCCTGGCGCGACGGCCCGAACTGTTGCTGGTCGACGAATACGCCCACTCCAACGCGCCGGGTTCGCGCCATCCCAAGCGCTGGCAGGATGTGGAGGAGCTGCGCGACGCGGGCATCGACGTCTGGACCACGCTGAACATCCAGCATCTGGAAAGCCTGTCCGACGTCATTTTGCGCATCACCGGCGTGCGCCAGCGCGAGGCCGTGCCCGACAGCGCCCTGACCGGCGCCGACGACATCGAGGTCATCGACATCACGCCCGAAGACCTGCGGGTGCGTCTGGCCGAGGGCAAGGTCTATGTGCCCGAAACGGCGCGGGTGGCGTCCGAGAACTTCTTCAAAATCGAAAACCTGACGGCGCTGCGCGAACTGGCCCTGCGGCGCGCGGCCCAGACGGTGGACGACCAGTTGCTGACCCACCTGCGCGAACGGGGCGTGTCGGGGCCGTGGGCGGCGAACGAGCGGATCCTGGTGCTGGTCGGCGGCGACGCCATGACCGCCTCCCTGGTGCGGACCGGTCGGCGGATGTCGGACATGATGATGGACGCCCCCTGGTCGGTCGCTCACGTCGAAAGACCCAGCGGATCGCGCGCCGACGCCCGCTCGGCGGGACGATTGTCCGAGGCTTTCAAACTGGCCGAACAACTGGGCGGGCGGCCCGTGACCATCAGTGGCGACGACGTGGTGCGCGCCGTTCTGGACCACGCCCATCGCAACAACGTCACCCAGATCGTCATCGGCAAGACGCGCGGCGGGCGGTTCGCCGAATGGACCGGCCGGGCCCTGGCGACCGAACTGCTGCGCAAGGCTCAGGGCGTCGCCGTCCACGTCGTGACCGAAGGCGACCTGGCCGCGCCCGAACCGGCGACCCGGCCGGGCGTCAGGGCGGCGCTGGACTGGCGCGGCTATCCGGCCGGCGCGGCCTTCGTCCTGGCAGCGACAGGGGCGGCCCTGTTGCTGGACACCCGGTTCGAGCGGGTCGATCTGGGCGTCATCTATCTGGCGGCGGTGGTGGCGGCCGGGGTGCTGAACGGCCTCAGACCCGCGCTGGCGGCGGCGACCCTGGCCTTTCTGACCTACAACTTCCTGTTCCTTCAGCCGCGCTACAGCTTCCTGATCGGTTCACCGACCGACTTCCTGACGCTGCTACTCTTCTGGGGCGTGGCCCTCGGCACGGGCGCCCTGGCGGGGCGAGTGCGCGAACAGGCCAGAGCCGCGCAGCGGCGCGCCGCCGCCGTCTCGGCCCTGCTGGCCGCCAGCCAGACCCTGTCGGCGGGCCAGGATCGCGCGACCACGGCCCGCAGCCTGGCCGAACAGGCCTCGGCCGCCGCCGGCGCGGGCGCCGTCGTCCTGCTGCCCGACGGCGAGGACATTGTGCTGACGGCGGCGAGCCCCGAGGGCGTGACCCTGGCCCCTGATGCCATGGCCGCCGCCCGCTGGGCCTGGACCCACGGCGAGGTGACGGGCCACGGCACCGGCACCCTGCCGCAGACCCACTGGCGGTTTCAGCCTCTGCAGGGCGTGCGCGGCCGGGCCGGCGTGGCGGGCATCGACGCCTCGGTCGTGGCGGCGGGCTCGGACGAGGAACGTCTGGCGATGGCCCTGTTGGACCAGGGCGCCGTGGCGCTGGAGCGCGCCGATCTGGCCGGTCAGGCGCTGGAGACCGAGACCTTGCGCCGCGCCGACCGTTTCCGTGCGGCCTTGATGAACTCGGTCAGCCACGACCTGCGCACGCCCCTGTCCACCGTCCTGGGCTCGGCGACGACCCTGATCGACTATGGCGCGACCCTGAAGCCCGAGGTTCGCGACGACCTGCTGCTCAGCATCCGCGAAGAGGCCGAACGCCTGTCGCGCTATGTCGGCGACCTCTTGGATATGACCCGGCTGGAAGGCGGCGGCCTGAACGTGCGCACAGACTGGGTGGACGTGCGCGATATTCTCAACGCCGCCGCAGAGCGGGTGGCGCGTCGACTGGGCACCCGTCACGTGACCCGCGACTTTCCCTCCCAGCTGAGCCTGGTTTTGTTGGACCAAGGTCTGCTGGAGCAGGCCGTCGTCAACATCCTGGAAAACGCCATCGCCTACAGCCCCGACGGCTCGACCATCGAACTGGCCGCCTATGAGGATCGAGGCTCGGTCGTCATCTCAATCGAAGATGAGGGCAGGGGAATACCCACCGCCGAGCTGGAACGGGTGTTCGACAAGTTCCGCCGAATGGAAGAGTCCACCGACCGATCAAAGGGCGCGGGCCTGGGCTTGGCCATATCCAAGGGATTTGTCGAAGCCATGGGCGGCCGCATCGCCGCCGCCAGCCCCATCGCCGACGGCAAGGGCACCCGCATTCTGATCAGCCTTTCGAAGGCGATCGCGACCCATCGCGACCTGTTGTAG
- a CDS encoding DNA polymerase III subunit delta': protein MSDDHPRDRFDLVPDAAAETAFLDAWERGRLHHAWLLCGVEGTGKATFAYRAARRLLGAAADPASGPLGARRDDPVSRLISAQSHPDLLVLERLVEGGKTKKSISVDQSRELPEFFSKSPSQAQFRVAIIDAADDLNLNAANALLKVLEEPPERGVLFLVTHAPGRLLATIRSRCRRLSFPIWAPDRLETLVRNRTGAEREDAEHAAVMAGGSPGAALALASGATFEMDQLARRWVEGDVDRAEALAIADRFRGAEGQERFETLMDRLIAAVRMRALQSAPGAGNRWAELWERLQPLPERAAGLNLDKADVLAGALADLKRVQAQQERVG from the coding sequence GTGAGCGACGATCACCCCCGCGACCGGTTCGACCTGGTTCCCGATGCGGCGGCGGAGACGGCGTTTCTGGACGCCTGGGAGCGGGGGCGGCTGCACCACGCCTGGCTGCTGTGCGGGGTCGAGGGGACGGGCAAGGCGACCTTCGCCTATCGGGCGGCGCGACGGCTGCTGGGCGCGGCGGCCGATCCGGCGTCCGGGCCGCTGGGCGCGCGGCGCGATGATCCGGTCAGCCGGCTGATCTCGGCCCAGTCGCATCCGGACCTGCTGGTGTTGGAACGGCTGGTTGAGGGCGGCAAGACGAAGAAGTCGATCTCGGTCGATCAGTCGCGCGAACTGCCGGAGTTCTTTTCAAAGAGCCCGTCGCAAGCCCAGTTTCGGGTGGCGATCATCGATGCGGCAGACGACCTGAATCTCAACGCCGCCAACGCCTTGCTGAAGGTTCTTGAGGAGCCGCCCGAGCGTGGCGTGCTGTTTCTGGTCACCCATGCGCCGGGGCGGTTGCTGGCGACGATCCGGTCGCGGTGCCGGCGGCTGAGCTTTCCGATCTGGGCGCCGGATCGGCTGGAGACCCTGGTGCGCAACCGGACGGGCGCAGAGCGTGAGGACGCCGAACATGCGGCCGTCATGGCGGGCGGATCGCCGGGCGCGGCCCTGGCCCTGGCGTCCGGCGCGACGTTCGAGATGGACCAGCTGGCGCGGCGCTGGGTCGAGGGCGATGTGGACCGAGCCGAAGCTCTGGCCATAGCCGACCGGTTCCGCGGAGCCGAGGGGCAGGAGCGATTCGAAACCCTGATGGACCGGCTGATCGCGGCGGTGCGGATGCGCGCCTTGCAGAGCGCACCGGGCGCCGGCAATCGATGGGCTGAACTATGGGAGCGGCTGCAGCCGCTGCCGGAACGGGCGGCGGGACTGAACCTGGACAAGGCCGATGTGCTGGCCGGGGCGCTGGCGGACCTGAAGCGGGTTCAGGCCCAGCAGGAGCGGGTGGGCTGA
- a CDS encoding septal ring lytic transglycosylase RlpA family protein: MTFGQGVRGALILGLFSLLAACSTVGGAGVRGTVAGRGEDHPPVVKDPAPIVSGTMRPYQVRGRWYTPKEQPDYEEVGMASWYGDAFNGRPTSTGERFDMHALTAAHKTLPLPGLVEVTNLENGRQLVVRINDRGPFVDSRIIDLSREAASELGMLSQGVGRVRVRYLGRAPQQGGGTLLRASAPTPRGVVPASPPVSAPVIAPTPVAVAEVTTFWVQAGSFSDQVEAGRIADSLSGWVRADRGAGRFNVVVGPWDSANAAEAARQSVVARGYAGALLISGS; encoded by the coding sequence ATGACGTTTGGACAGGGAGTGCGCGGCGCGCTGATCCTGGGGCTGTTTTCGCTGCTGGCCGCCTGTTCCACCGTCGGCGGAGCAGGCGTGCGTGGGACGGTCGCCGGGCGCGGCGAGGATCATCCGCCCGTCGTCAAGGATCCGGCGCCGATCGTGTCGGGGACGATGCGCCCCTATCAGGTGCGCGGGCGCTGGTACACGCCCAAGGAACAGCCGGATTACGAGGAGGTCGGGATGGCGTCCTGGTACGGCGACGCCTTCAACGGGCGACCGACTTCGACCGGCGAGCGGTTCGACATGCATGCCCTGACGGCGGCGCACAAAACCCTGCCTCTGCCCGGTCTGGTCGAGGTGACGAACCTGGAGAACGGCCGGCAGCTGGTGGTGCGGATCAATGACCGCGGGCCGTTCGTGGACAGCCGGATCATCGACCTGTCGCGAGAGGCGGCGAGCGAGCTGGGGATGCTGTCGCAGGGCGTGGGGCGGGTGCGGGTGCGCTACCTCGGCCGGGCGCCGCAGCAGGGCGGGGGCACGCTGCTGCGGGCTTCGGCGCCGACACCGCGAGGCGTGGTCCCGGCCAGCCCGCCCGTCAGCGCGCCCGTTATCGCCCCCACGCCGGTTGCGGTTGCTGAGGTGACGACCTTCTGGGTCCAGGCGGGCAGCTTCTCGGATCAGGTCGAGGCCGGACGAATCGCCGACAGCCTGAGCGGCTGGGTGCGGGCCGATCGGGGCGCGGGGCGGTTTAATGTGGTGGTGGGCCCCTGGGACAGCGCCAATGCGGCCGAGGCGGCGCGTCAGTCGGTCGTGGCGAGGGGTTATGCGGGCGCCCTGTTGATATCCGGCAGCTGA
- a CDS encoding TorF family putative porin produces MRKSFSKASGRNDAWFAAACIVGLAGLGLCSEAKAQDVSANVAVTSDYVFRGVSQTQENPALSAGVDLTKNGFYAGGWASNVDFGDDTDAEVDLYAGYRPEVAGYALDFGVIGYLYAGQPDGADYDYVELKAAASRAVGPATLGAAAYYSPDFFGAAEDEATYAEVNGAVSPADKWTVSGAVGRQWVSSDMDYTTWNLGAAYQLTDNLALDLRYHDTDQHDFGDIYGARVVATLKATF; encoded by the coding sequence ATGCGTAAATCCTTCTCCAAGGCCTCGGGCCGCAACGACGCCTGGTTCGCCGCCGCCTGTATCGTCGGTCTCGCCGGTCTGGGCCTATGCAGCGAAGCCAAGGCCCAGGACGTGTCGGCTAACGTCGCCGTCACCTCCGATTACGTTTTCCGCGGTGTAAGCCAGACCCAGGAAAACCCCGCCCTTTCGGCCGGCGTCGATCTGACCAAGAACGGCTTCTACGCCGGCGGCTGGGCCTCCAACGTCGATTTCGGCGACGACACGGACGCCGAGGTCGATCTGTATGCCGGCTATCGGCCAGAGGTCGCCGGCTATGCGCTGGACTTCGGGGTGATCGGCTATCTCTACGCCGGTCAGCCCGACGGCGCCGATTATGACTATGTCGAGCTGAAAGCCGCCGCCTCGCGCGCCGTCGGCCCCGCCACCCTGGGCGCCGCCGCCTATTATTCGCCCGACTTCTTCGGCGCGGCCGAGGACGAGGCGACCTATGCCGAGGTTAACGGCGCGGTCAGCCCGGCCGACAAATGGACCGTCTCGGGCGCCGTCGGCCGTCAGTGGGTGTCGTCGGACATGGACTACACCACCTGGAACCTGGGCGCGGCCTATCAGCTGACCGACAATCTGGCGCTGGACCTGCGTTATCACGACACCGATCAACACGACTTCGGCGACATCTACGGCGCACGCGTCGTAGCCACGCTGAAGGCGACCTTCTGA
- a CDS encoding response regulator, with protein MSAVRPVILVIDDEPQIHRFLSPALDAAGYQPKRADSGQDGLRGVALWSPDAVVLDLGLPDMDGKDVLKRAREFYAGPIIVLSARDREAEKIAALDLGANDYVEKPFGIGELLARLRVSMRASISETIGPVTAGDISIDIERRRVRRSGEIVKLTPKEFEVLAHLARHHGKVISHGDLLTAVWGAAHVNDTQYLRVVVGQLRHKLEADPASPILLLTEPGVGYRLEA; from the coding sequence ATGTCCGCCGTCCGCCCCGTGATCCTCGTCATCGACGACGAGCCTCAGATTCACCGCTTCCTGTCGCCTGCGCTGGACGCGGCCGGGTATCAGCCGAAACGAGCGGACAGCGGGCAGGATGGCTTGCGGGGCGTCGCTCTCTGGTCGCCCGATGCGGTCGTTCTGGATCTCGGCTTGCCTGACATGGACGGCAAGGACGTCCTGAAACGCGCGCGAGAGTTCTACGCGGGACCCATCATTGTCCTCTCGGCGCGGGACCGAGAGGCGGAGAAGATCGCGGCCCTCGATCTGGGCGCCAACGACTATGTCGAAAAACCCTTCGGCATCGGTGAACTCCTGGCCCGTCTGAGGGTGAGCATGCGCGCCTCGATTTCCGAGACCATCGGTCCCGTGACCGCTGGAGACATCTCCATCGACATCGAACGCCGCCGTGTCCGTCGCTCTGGAGAAATCGTCAAACTGACCCCAAAGGAGTTCGAGGTTCTCGCCCATCTGGCCCGCCACCACGGCAAGGTCATCAGCCACGGCGATTTGCTCACGGCCGTCTGGGGCGCCGCGCACGTCAACGACACCCAGTACCTTCGCGTCGTCGTGGGACAGCTGAGGCATAAGCTGGAGGCCGATCCTGCCAGCCCAATCCTACTGCTCACCGAGCCTGGCGTGGGCTATCGGCTGGAAGCCTGA
- the tmk gene encoding dTMP kinase: MTRGQFISFEGGEGAGKSTQVGRLVARLQAVLGERKVVRTREPGGSKGAEVIRNLVVATDAEPWSAMTETLLMYASRSDHLERTIRPALAAGDWVVCDRFADSSRAYQGAGGGVAQSFIEQIDAGVVGVDQPDLTLVFDLPVEVGLERAFGRGLFETRFESKGLEFHQRLREGFLRIVEANPQRCVLIDAVGLLDEVEARVWQAVQDRLL; encoded by the coding sequence GTGACCCGTGGACAATTCATAAGCTTCGAAGGCGGCGAGGGCGCCGGCAAATCGACCCAGGTCGGGCGGCTGGTCGCGCGGCTGCAGGCGGTGCTGGGCGAGCGCAAGGTCGTGCGCACGCGTGAACCGGGCGGCTCCAAAGGCGCTGAGGTGATCCGCAATCTGGTGGTGGCCACGGACGCCGAGCCATGGTCGGCCATGACCGAGACGCTGCTGATGTACGCCTCGCGCTCGGACCATCTGGAGCGGACCATTCGCCCGGCGCTGGCGGCCGGCGACTGGGTGGTGTGCGATCGGTTCGCCGATTCAAGCCGGGCCTATCAGGGTGCTGGCGGCGGCGTGGCGCAAAGCTTCATCGAACAGATTGACGCGGGCGTGGTCGGGGTCGACCAGCCGGACCTGACCCTGGTGTTCGACCTGCCGGTCGAGGTCGGCCTGGAGCGGGCGTTCGGGCGCGGCCTGTTCGAGACGCGGTTCGAATCCAAGGGTCTGGAGTTCCATCAGCGGCTGCGCGAGGGCTTTCTGAGGATCGTCGAGGCCAATCCGCAGCGTTGCGTGCTGATCGACGCGGTCGGATTGCTGGACGAGGTCGAGGCGCGGGTCTGGCAGGCGGTTCAGGATCGGCTGCTGTGA